CAAACATTGTCCACGTCTTGAAAGGCAACTGTTACTCACGTGCCTGAAACCAAACTTCTTATACAGTCTCACCAATTTCTATGCAACCACTCAAGCAAAGACATGTTCAAGTCTACCATTCTCACAATATGATTCATTGACAAAATCATCTTTAAAGTAGTAtctaattaatgatattttaaacaATCTCTCAAAATATGCTACCaaagaaatcaaaagaaaaatatctaaaagtttttttttttgctaaaaaaaatatctaaaaaattaatagatatatatactaACTTATCGAAACTAACTTCAAAAGAGTCCAACAAAACAATGTTAACAAGTTTTATTTTACGGTAGATTACATGAGAATCATACTCCCAAActaaattagaataaataacaaataaaaaccatcaataaGAAATTTAACTTGATATGGAAGCTCTTTgaaaaagaaacatgaaaagCTTTagctaatagttttttttaaacattccTAAGGAAAGCACAACTTTAAAATAGTcatatttatcaaaaagaaaaaatcaatgtAAAAGTaaattagaaaaggaaaatactATCTAAAATTAGTTGATATCTATGCTaaatttttgaagaaataacatgaaatatttttaaatgaatcatAGATTATGTCAAACATACGGAAAttgaatatatcaaaataaaataatatttgtcaATATAATTAACCTGATAAAAttgaaagagaaaagaagataCATGgagaaaatattgaaaataaaaaaaataaaaacatcaaattattaaacaaataaataaaattttgaaatacaaaatCTATCAATATAACAATGTTTTAAAAAGGGAAATAccaaaaataccacattcttaaTACTGggtttttggaatatgaaatttaggattcgaataaatatataaatgaatcattatttagaaaaataaaaagtagtttccaaaagaattttaaaatttcaaaagataattaaaaaacaaattcaaaaaaattattagaaagttcgaatttgaaaaagtataattcaaaaacataattttttatttatttaaataattatttatttatttaaataattatttattatatatacaaagcAAGGTCTTTTGATTCTTAATGAtgaaggtatttttgaaaatgtctatttaatgaaaataaacatGATTAATGGTACCAATAATGTAGTAAacatggaaattttttttttttaaatgtctttttattgaaggtaaacatgaataatgtaCCAGGtggtaaatatgaaaatttccttttaaaaattttaatgaaatatttcatCTATAATCACCTGCATTATTGctttaaaaatttcaagattttttttctctaaattaattcaaaataattttaaatattcaaaatagtttaaaagttaaattgtttataatatagaatccgcgcgtagcgcggacacggATCTAGTATCcattaataatgaatatttCCTATTTATTTCAGTGATTGTATTTTTTTACTTGCGAGGTTGTGAAAAGGTAGTTTTCCTATTGACTTAAAAAGTATCAACAGGTTCAAGCAAATGTAGCAATCAATTTCAGTAAAGAAGGTAAGACTATCTCACCATAATATAAATGACTTAACTAAAGTAGAGAATATATTCAATTTTGATGGATATTGAAATccaacatttttatttaattgccTAAGATTTCATCATGACTATTTAAATGATCTTTATGtagattaaaaattaatttattggttATTAACTAGAACAAATTATCAATGTATATAAAATCtgataatgatatatatatatatatatatatctactaaTTTCAGTAATTAGACATATATATCTACTAATTAATAGATGATGATGTGAAAAGAGCAACAACAGTAACTAGCGTAGATAAGCCTACAATTAAGCCGTTTCTATAATCAAACACTGGGGACCTAAAATATAACTTCAATAAAAAAGGCCAATTTAGTAAgtcgaagaaaaaaaaataacactgTATTGCTTTCATATTGAGGCGAGTGACCATGCAGCTAATTCCCTTTCTTCCCATGTACGGTCATTATGGAAGCAACAAGGTGCTATTGTAAACAATCTTCTCTCAAACCTATGACCCTCAATTAGTAAAATCTTACCCAAATCACCTAGTATAACAAGAGAGACCACCTAAGAAATAAGTTTGAGTCTTCATTGTCATTGTGTTATTATTTGAAGTCATTGGTTCTCATCTTGTATTTCATGGAGGCTCGAGGCAACactttgtttttataattgcaCACTGACTCCAATTTATACACCTTGATGAATGCAGTAATCTTACCGATGTTTGAGGGTGTGTAGGATGTAGCAAGTGACATCCCACGGTGATGGACTAACCGAACTGTTCCAGCTAAAGGTATTTTATAACTCTCAGAATCAATTTGAAGTTGTTGATAGTTTTGGAAATTAAACTTCATCCAGAACTCCAAATTTCAGAGAAGGAATATGATTAAACGATGgttaaaatctaattaaaatcaGATTacagcaacaacaaaaaacaacaaCTTGGATAGAAGCAGATAATGATGAATCAGATTAATCCATCCTTCCCTTTAGGATCCTCTCTTTAATCTCCGTTGGTGTTCTGCAACATATCACCGTGAATGTATGTTTAAGAACTAATTCAGGATAGCAAAACGTGggaaaaaacaaagaagagatTGGAAACTTACACAACGTAGACATGCCCTCCCCAACCACTCAGACAATCTCGGTCAACTGATGACAGAAGTGCTTGTGAAATCGTCTCAAACAGTTCCTCCGCTTCCTGAAAATTTCCAATTCGTTAAGCCAGAGTCTTGATACATTACCAAAAAGACCAAATGAAGGTATCCAACAGAAAAAAAGTTTTTCACACAAATTCAAGATTCTACGTTTTATGTATATCAAGTCTGAAACTTAAACCTACCAAACTAAACCGTCGTAAATTTAAGAATTTGCATCGAACGGATTCagtaataatgaaaaaaaaaaaacagatgatAGAGTTGCTAGTAGACAAACCATGTCTGGCTTGTACATCGCTTCACAGGCTCCATACAGTGATTCTGAAGCAGTTCCAGATACAACGAAATCTTTAGCCAACTCCCTgcatttttttacaaaatagaacCATAAGTATTAATTACAACATGTAGGCCATTATATCAAGTAACAAACAAAATGCAAGAGTAAGGGAGAAGAACTCAAAAACAGCAAACACAAGTgccacctaaactaattatgaACATTACCGACTCATATGAGAATGCATTAGACACAGTGCCAacaaatgtataaaacaaaccATAAGGAAAATAAATGACATCCACGAACAATCTATTTGTTGTATAATACAAGTAACAATAGACTAACCAAGCTAAATTGACAATGAAACAGAGATGCAAGAAAGGAAAAGGAGATGATGATCATACTTGGCACCAATAGAGTCCATGGTGCAGATGAAGGGCTTCTCATCTTCTCCCAATCCAGCAATCACTGGTTGGCATAAGTAAGGACCAAatctgaaattaaaaaaaaataaaaaccttaTCTTTCAAAGTCATCATACAAAGACAAactaaagaaataaatgaacTTGACAAAGTAAGAAGACAAGACACGCACAGACCTCTTCTCGTAAAGAATGGCGGAGACAAGACTAGCGAAAGTTTCAGGCTTCATGTCTCTCTCTTCCCGAAGCTGGTACAGCTTATGACGGAACACAAGGCGCTGGTACCTTCACTCCCAAAAGACAAAATCTTTAGAACTCACAAAAGATAAGAAGAAGCAAAACTGGAAGATAAGGTTTACAGTGTTTGGACATCGGTGGCGAGACCAGAGAGGGCGATGAAGACACGATCGTGGATCTTTGAGATTCTCTGGAAATCGGTGGCGATTGTCTGAAGCTGCACACCGAGCCTCCGATCACTGGCGATGGCGAAGCAGTTCTTCCCCACCATTGCCACGACGGCGCTGCCATTGTACTCGAAGATCTGCAAGTAACCCAATCAATCACTGATGCCGAAGAGtaaggctttttttttttgaaattcgaatGAGTGATCAACTTACCGACATCGGAAGATTAGTTGTTGCAGAGCaaagtttggaacttttttagTCGGAGAAGAGAAATCTGAGAcggagtagagagagagagttataaCTAAAGTCGACGGTGGCTTGGAAGAAACTCCAGCCGAGTTTTCTCTTCCGCCAGTAATAGGTTGGGCCTGTTACAAGCCCATGGGCTTGAATTGTAATAGAGTTGTTTTGATGGAGGAGTGCCCGGTTCAACCGATTTTAACTTAATTGTAATCATACCAACAAATATAAAAACCGAGCTATAGAATTAACTCGGTTTCTCTTTATCTATTCATTTTGATGATAAGTTGTAATCAAGGTCGTAATGTTATATAGTATGTCAGATTACATAATGTTGCTTTATTAAACTGAAAGGAACTGAATTTTAAAGCTACCGTATCAGTCTAAACCATTTGAAATTGTAACTTGGTTTTTGTGCACTTCTTGTCAACCGGAAACATTGGTTGTGATAGTTACATTG
The sequence above is drawn from the Brassica napus cultivar Da-Ae chromosome A8, Da-Ae, whole genome shotgun sequence genome and encodes:
- the LOC106425917 gene encoding proteasome subunit beta type-3-A-like; the encoded protein is MSIFEYNGSAVVAMVGKNCFAIASDRRLGVQLQTIATDFQRISKIHDRVFIALSGLATDVQTLYQRLVFRHKLYQLREERDMKPETFASLVSAILYEKRFGPYLCQPVIAGLGEDEKPFICTMDSIGAKELAKDFVVSGTASESLYGACEAMYKPDMEAEELFETISQALLSSVDRDCLSGWGGHVYVVTPTEIKERILKGRMD